A window of Gavia stellata isolate bGavSte3 chromosome 29, bGavSte3.hap2, whole genome shotgun sequence contains these coding sequences:
- the LOC132319605 gene encoding elongin-A-like, which produces MGVGAVPNSSNRVQEKGISGSLKNSEGKRKVSEVDKKWMGFSSSFGEREAEDEFEQPTMSFESYLSYDQPQKKKKKVVKASGSAGEKDQRHSNQNGSKASTNSSSSSRKSPSHKRPSEKKAEKELPEPPKPKRVLLDVVPTLPDIPLPPIQANYLPLPSIESSTCSQRKRKALSSPLEESEGGFTGRRLNSKMQVYSGSKTAYLPKMMSLYEQCIRVLRNNIDSIYEVGGVPFSALEPVLERCTPEQLYRIEERNPVLIEDTDQLWHNHCLRDFKNEKPEAFESWREMYLRLHNAREQRLLTLVHNISSAQANKPKGRVAQMAFVDGAPKPPRDVQRRQEKFGTGGPLLPEKTKIKPVLYPASKSHTRVSEEQSYDGPSTSSAHSVPSSASTFSSYNPRKPPVKKAAPLMAKTIKAFKNRFSRR; this is translated from the exons ATGGGAGTCGGAGCAGTTCCTAACTCGTCAAATCGCGTTCAAGAAAAGGGGATTTCAGGGAGCTTAAAAAATTCCGAGGGGAAGCGCAAAGTCTCCGAGGTGGACAAAAAATGGATGGGCTTTTCCTCCAGTTTCGGGGAGCGGGAAGCGGAGGATGAATTTGAACAACCTACCATGTCCTTTGAGTCGTACCTCAGCTACGACCAGccccagaaaaagaagaagaaagtggtCAAAGCCTCTGGGTCAGCTGGGGAGAAAGACCAACGGCACAGCAACCAGAACGGCTCCAAGGCCAGTACCAACAGCTCAAGCTCCAGTCGCAAAAGTCCAAGCCACAAGCGCCCCAgtgagaaaaaggcagagaaggaacTACCGGAGCCCCCTAAACCAAAGAGG GTACTTTTGGATGTGGTACCAACGTTACCAGACATCCCACTGCCGCCGATCCAAGCCAACTACCTCCCTCTTCCTTCGATCGAGTCCAGTACGTGctcccagaggaaaaggaaag CACTGTCCTCGCCACTTGAAGAGAGCGAAGGAGGTTTTACAGGCCGCCGCTTGAATTCAAAGATGCAAGTCTATTCAGGCTCCAAAACTGCCTACCTCCCAAAGATGATGTCTCTCTATGAGCAATGTATCAGAGTCCTCAGAAACAACATTGACT CGATATATGAAGTGGGTGGTGTCCCTTTCTCGGCGCTGGAGCCAGTGTTGGAGAGATGCACCCCAGAGCAGCTGTATCGCATTGAGGAACGAAATCCT GTCCTCATTGAGGATACAGATCAACTGTGGCACAATCACTGCCTCCGAGACTTCAAGAACGAGAAGCCGGAAGCGTTTGAGTCCTGGCGGGAGATGTACCTTCGCCTTCACAACGCACGAGAGCAGCGGCTGCTCACGTTGGTACACAACATCAGCTCAGCTCAGGCCAACAAACCCAAAG GTCGAGTGGCTCAAATGGCGTTTGTGGACGGTGCCCCAAAGCCCCCTCGGGACGTACAAAGGAGACAAGAGAAGTTTGGGACTGGAGGACCTCTTCTGCCAGAGAAGACCAA AATAAAACCAGTCCTGTACCCGGCTAGCAAAAGCCACACTCGTGTGAGTGAGGAGCAGTCCTATGACGGGCCCAGCACCAGCAGTGCCCATTCTGTCCCGTCTTCTGCTAGCACCTTCTCCTCCTACAACCCCAGGAAACCACCAGTGAAGA AAGCTGCGCCCTTGATGGCAAAGACTatcaaagctttcaaaaacagGTTCTCTCGGAGATAA